Proteins from a genomic interval of Paenibacillus sp. FSL R5-0623:
- a CDS encoding sugar ABC transporter substrate-binding protein yields the protein MRRSLKVISLLMLVMVMGLTACSSGSKNGSSGESGGKVDLSMTIWGSEDEKKIYQERLDIVKQTYPDINVKLNVVAGDYDQKVQTMIAGGTAPDIMMIAENYQAYASKNQIIPLDDMIQANNVNMSERYSDDIANLMKYDGKQFGLPDRAGAMVLFYNKDLFDKAGVEYPTKDWTQDDLMAAAQKLTVKENGKTTQWGYYPGSWWPQWMQLIYQNGGSLFDESGKPTFNTEPVRKALQFMNDLTFTHGAGPTPTEIADMGNIGADPLFAQGKIAMETTGFWNIGSLAKVEGINWDISPVWGETNAFFNGLTITNASKHKEEAFKVIEALTTPEAQMPMVKAGQDAPATKAGLSSDEFLNAEYGGKKINMAAFSESTIYAEPFNPQWNEMMKLINDKLGVYFNNKATLDDTVTEIQSGLERLYK from the coding sequence ACAGCCTGTAGCAGCGGGAGTAAAAACGGTTCTTCCGGCGAGTCCGGTGGCAAGGTTGATTTGAGCATGACAATCTGGGGCTCGGAGGATGAGAAGAAGATTTATCAGGAACGACTCGACATTGTGAAACAGACGTATCCCGATATTAACGTGAAGCTGAACGTGGTTGCAGGGGATTATGACCAGAAGGTACAGACCATGATCGCCGGAGGAACGGCACCGGACATCATGATGATTGCCGAGAACTATCAGGCTTACGCCTCCAAGAATCAGATTATACCGCTGGATGACATGATTCAGGCGAACAATGTGAACATGTCCGAGCGTTATTCCGATGATATCGCAAACCTGATGAAGTATGATGGCAAACAATTTGGTTTGCCGGATCGGGCAGGCGCGATGGTCCTCTTTTATAACAAAGATCTGTTCGACAAGGCTGGGGTGGAATATCCAACCAAAGATTGGACGCAGGACGATCTGATGGCGGCAGCTCAGAAGCTGACGGTGAAGGAGAACGGCAAGACGACTCAATGGGGTTACTACCCAGGTAGCTGGTGGCCGCAATGGATGCAGCTGATCTACCAAAACGGTGGCTCATTGTTCGATGAGAGCGGTAAACCAACCTTCAATACAGAGCCTGTGCGTAAAGCATTACAATTCATGAATGACCTGACCTTCACACACGGTGCGGGACCAACGCCAACCGAGATTGCCGACATGGGGAATATCGGAGCCGATCCGCTGTTCGCTCAAGGCAAGATCGCCATGGAAACGACAGGGTTCTGGAACATCGGTTCACTTGCCAAGGTGGAAGGCATTAATTGGGATATCTCTCCGGTATGGGGCGAAACCAATGCATTCTTTAACGGGTTAACGATTACCAACGCATCCAAACACAAGGAAGAAGCATTCAAAGTAATCGAAGCACTGACCACACCTGAAGCACAGATGCCAATGGTCAAAGCCGGTCAGGATGCTCCTGCAACCAAAGCAGGTCTGTCCAGTGATGAATTCCTCAATGCTGAATATGGCGGCAAAAAAATCAACATGGCTGCGTTCAGTGAATCGACAATCTATGCAGAACCATTCAACCCGCAATGGAACGAAATGATGAAGCTCATTAACGATAAGCTGGGTGTCTACTTCAACAACAAAGCCACGCTTGATGATACCGTAACCGAAATTCAGAGTGGACTGGAAAGACTCTACAAATAG
- a CDS encoding sugar ABC transporter permease — MRKKDGKWFYIFISPWLIGFLGLTLGPILFSIYMSFTNWDLFQSPEFIGIDNYKTLLTDDPIFWKSVGNTFFYALISIPLGMSISLWIAYYLNKKIKGITFFRILFYLPSVVPVVASSLLFIHLLAPTEGLINQALAIFGIQGPAWLLDPNWVKPALILMSLWGVGGGVVLLLAGMKGIPQELYEAAAIDGAKSTQSFFHITFPMLTPVIFFNLVTGMIGALQTFAQVFIVTAGGPDNSSQMVVPYLFQNAFQFYKMGYASAIAWVLFIIIMVLTLVVFRSSALWVHYEEGKANE; from the coding sequence GTGAGAAAAAAGGACGGGAAATGGTTCTACATCTTCATCTCGCCTTGGCTGATCGGGTTTCTGGGGCTGACTCTGGGTCCGATCCTGTTTTCAATCTATATGAGCTTCACAAATTGGGATCTGTTCCAGTCCCCTGAATTCATCGGTATCGACAATTACAAAACGTTACTGACCGATGATCCGATCTTCTGGAAATCCGTCGGCAATACATTCTTCTATGCGCTGATATCCATTCCGCTGGGCATGTCGATCTCGCTCTGGATTGCATATTACCTCAACAAAAAAATCAAAGGGATCACCTTCTTCCGTATTCTGTTCTATCTGCCTTCCGTTGTTCCGGTGGTTGCGAGTTCATTGCTCTTCATCCACTTGCTTGCGCCAACTGAAGGATTGATCAACCAGGCACTTGCGATCTTCGGTATTCAGGGTCCTGCCTGGCTTCTTGATCCCAACTGGGTTAAACCAGCATTGATTCTCATGTCCTTATGGGGTGTGGGTGGTGGCGTGGTGTTGCTGCTTGCAGGGATGAAAGGTATTCCACAGGAGTTGTACGAGGCCGCTGCCATCGATGGGGCAAAAAGTACACAATCGTTCTTCCATATTACATTCCCAATGCTGACTCCCGTCATTTTCTTCAATCTCGTGACTGGCATGATCGGAGCGCTCCAGACCTTCGCGCAGGTATTCATCGTAACTGCCGGGGGACCTGATAATTCAAGTCAGATGGTTGTTCCCTATTTGTTCCAGAATGCGTTCCAATTCTACAAAATGGGATATGCATCGGCGATTGCCTGGGTATTATTCATCATCATCATGGTGTTGACACTCGTTGTATTCCGTTCATCGGCGCTATGGGTGCACTACGAGGAGGGAAAAGCCAATGAGTAA
- a CDS encoding carbohydrate ABC transporter permease, with product MSNPSTVEKTISYIFLILVGVLLASPFLYMISIALASDATTVKSAFTFVPMEFQWSNFYTIFTNNNLGTYLKNSVIITVFTIVGSVLSASIVSYGFARIKAKGSRFLFIVLLSTMMIPGEVTMVPQFIIFRHLDWINTFYPLIVPSFFAGAFNVFLIRQFVMSIPKSLDEAAMIDGMGHPGIYWKIIMPLTYPILAAIAIFSFSYNWGNFMGPLIYINDPEKMPLALGVQLLTTVGGGQMPPWNLVMIASLFLTIPMVLVYLFGQRYVYEANISGGSSGIK from the coding sequence ATGAGTAATCCATCCACTGTGGAGAAGACGATATCCTATATTTTTCTGATTCTGGTCGGGGTGCTGCTTGCTTCGCCTTTCCTGTACATGATCTCCATTGCACTGGCAAGTGACGCAACAACCGTCAAGTCAGCCTTTACCTTCGTTCCAATGGAGTTTCAATGGTCGAACTTTTATACCATCTTCACGAATAACAATCTTGGCACGTATCTCAAAAACTCGGTCATCATAACCGTCTTTACGATTGTCGGATCGGTATTATCAGCTTCGATCGTATCCTACGGCTTTGCCCGAATCAAAGCAAAAGGCAGCCGTTTCCTGTTTATTGTGTTGCTCAGTACGATGATGATTCCGGGTGAGGTGACGATGGTACCGCAGTTCATCATCTTCCGTCATCTGGACTGGATTAATACATTTTACCCGCTGATCGTACCGAGCTTCTTCGCCGGAGCGTTCAACGTATTCCTGATTCGGCAGTTCGTCATGAGTATTCCAAAATCACTGGATGAAGCCGCCATGATCGATGGTATGGGACACCCGGGAATCTACTGGAAGATCATTATGCCACTGACTTATCCGATACTTGCGGCCATTGCGATCTTCTCATTCTCCTATAACTGGGGTAACTTCATGGGGCCGCTCATCTATATCAATGATCCGGAGAAAATGCCACTGGCACTCGGAGTGCAGCTGTTGACTACGGTAGGTGGTGGGCAGATGCCACCATGGAACCTTGTGATGATCGCTTCCCTGTTCCTCACCATTCCGATGGTGCTGGTATATCTGTTCGGACAACGTTATGTCTATGAAGCCAACATTAGCGGCGGAAGCAGTGGAATCAAGTAA